CTCATTGAACCTTCCCCTCAAAGAGCCTTCCATCAAAAGGTTTGAGGGTGAAAAAGATTGTGGGATGGATTTGAAGCTGGTGTTGGAAGACGCCGAAAAATGCCCGCGTTACACAGCACGGCTTTTGGATGGTGTGAAGGTCGCCCAGTCCCCGCAATGGTTGAAAACAGCGCTGATTAAGAGTGGTTTACGCCCCATCAACAACATCGTTGACGTAACAAACTTTGTGATGTTTGAGCAGGGACAACCCCTGCATGCCTTCGATTACGACAAGCTTCTGCCGCTTTCCACACAAGACGGCCATCCCGCCGTGGTTGTACGCAAGGCACGGCCTAATGAGGCTTTTGAAGCCTTGGATGGCAAAAACATTGAGCTGGATGAAGCCGACCTGGTAATCGCGGACGGAAAAGACGCATCGGCTTTGGCGGGTGTGATGGGCGGAATGAAAACTTCCATCAATGAAAACACGCGCAGAATTGTGTTGGAATCGGCTTGTTTTCAAGCCACCACGGTTCGCGCCAGTTCCACAAAGCATAAGATTTCCACCGATTCTTCCTACCGTTTTGAGCGTCAACTGAGCCCCTTCGCGGCAGAAACAGTGAGCGACCGGGCTGTTGAACTTATCTTGGAAACTGCGGGCGGAAGGCTTTGCGAAGAGCTTTACGACGCCTTTCCGCATGTTCCGGAGCCGCGCCTCCTCGTGCTTCGTCCGCAGCGTTTTGAAGAGCTGATTGGCTACCGACTTTCCGAAGAGGAAATCGTAAGATATCTGGCGGCTTTAGGCTGTAACCTGGAAAAAAGCGACGCCAACGGCTTGGTTTTCCAAATTCCCCATCGCAGGGTTGACCTCACACGCGAAGCGGATCTTTTGGAAGAGCTGGCACGCCTGGCAGGCTATGAACGCATTCCCAGCAAAACAGCCATTTCAGGCATTATGGATCACCACGCCTTCAAAACTCGCAGAAGGATTGAGGATTGGTTCGTGCAGACCGCTTTTCACGAGGCTTTGAACCACAGCTTCAGCGATCCCGCGCAATATGAAGCGCTGGGATTTTCCCCTGAAGAAATAAAAGACAGGCTTTTGAAGCTGGTGAATCCCCAGAGCAGCAATCAATCCGTGATGAGGATTTCGCTTTTGCCTCAACTTTTGGAAAACCTGCGCTACAATCTTCACCACGGTGAACGCGACCTGAAATTGATGGAAATCGGCAAGCTCTATTATAATGAAGAGGGAGAAATCCAGGAAAGGCTGGTTTTAAACGCTGCCTTAACTGGAAACACCCAACCTGAACATTGGCTTCAAAAGAGCGAAGCCATTGGTCTGTGGCACGTTAAAGGAATGGTGGAAGGCCTCCTGCAAAGTCTTGGACTTCCCGCCACGCAGACGAAAGAGCATCCGCAACCCTGGCTGGCAGAGGGCGATAACCTCGCCTGGATGAACGATGGCAAGGTTTTCGCTTCTTTTGGACGTTTGAAAACCCAAACAGCTGAAAACTTCGACATCGACCTGGGCATCCTGAAACAGGAAATCTGGGTGATTGAATTGGATATCGATCTCATCGCCGAATTAACCCGGAAACGGGAAATGGTTTTCCACGAATTGCCACGCTATCCGGGTGTCACACGCGATCTTTCTTTCGTCATCCAAACTTCTGTCCCCTATTCTGAAATCAAGGACGCCATCAAAGCGATTGCGCCGGAACTGATTTCCCAGGTTCAGATTTTTGATCAATACCTTGGAGAGCACATCCCACAAGGCTTCCGCAGCGTTTCTTTGCGCCTGAGGCTTCAGGATCGCGAAAAAACATTGACAGATGAGCGCGTGGATGAACTTCTTGCATCGGTGAGGGAAATGCTTTCCTGCACCTGGCAGATAAAAATGAGGTAAACCAATGGAAACACAAGCCACAAGCTTGCAAGATAAGATACAAAAACTGATCTCCCAATATACGGAAGACAAAAAACAGCTGGTAAAACTGGAAAAACAAAACGAAACCCTGAGAGAAGAAAACAGCCAGTTGATGGCCCAAGTGGAAAATATACGGCAAAGCAGCAGCGGAAACGCCGACAAAATCAGGGAATTGGAACAGGAACTTTCGGAACTGAACGTTAAATATCAAGCGCTGCAAGACACGGTTTCAGGGTTTGAAGACATTGCCAGCGAGGCCATTGAACAAATCGACAGTCTCCTTCCCGATTTGGATCAAATGGAAATATAATGAAATCTGTGGATATCGAGATCTTCGGGCGCAAATTCCACTTGCGCACTGACAAGCCCAAAGAGCTTCAGGATTTTGCCAAAGCGATTGATGAAGAATTGCGGCAACTGAGCGAGCTTTACGAAAACCTCGATTTTCCCAAACTTTTACTGTTGCTTCTGCTGAAAAAACACAGCGAACTAAAGTCCTTGCAAAACAATTCCGCCAGTTCTGAGAAAGAGCTTGAACGCCTCAATCAGATGGTGGGAACCCTTGTGGAGGACCTTTGAATTTTTGCCTGCGGAATTCGTGATATGGATTGCACAAAAGCTACTGAAGAACAGGGAACCGAGCCATGGGTGGCGTGCAGGCCGGCAAGTTCCGGATCCACAAAGCCCACAAGGTAGGTGCCCACCTTATGCTTGGCTTTTCGAGGACAAGCATACACGGTTCACGCGGGCATATCTTTACAACGGCCGGGCCTCAACAACCCGCCTGAATAGATTTTAAAGGATACAAAAAATGGATAAATGGATATTGGCGGCGGCTGGGCTGGTGCTGGGATTCCTGCTGGCTTTGGTGATCTACCTGATCAAGCGCAACAGCTCTTTCAGGCTCATCTCTCAAGCCAAGGAAGTGGCCCAGGAACTTCGGGAAGCTGCCAAAACAGAAATAGAAACCGCAAAAAAAGCCGCGCTTTTGGAAGCCAGAGACGAATGGTTCGGGCAGAAAAAGGTGATGGAAGACGAAATCAAGGAACGGCAAAAAGAACTGCGCTTCCAGGAAAAGAAATATAACGAACGAATTGGCAGCCTGGACAAACGTCTAGACGCCATGGATAAAAAAGAAGCCAAAATCTCCGACCAGGAAAGAAAGCTGAAACACAAGGAAGACGAGATTGGCAAGAAAAACCAGGAAGTGGAAAAGCTCATCGGTCTTCAACACGACAAACTTTCCGAGATTTCCGGGCTCAGCCGCGAAGAAGCTTTGAAGGTTTTGCGTGAAGAGCTGATCGCTCAAGCCAGACAGGTGGCGGCAACCGATGCCAAACTCACCATCGAACAAATCAAATTGGACACCTCCAAAAAAGCGGCGGAGATTCTTTCCACCGCCATCCAGCGCCTCGCGGTTGACCACGTTTCCGAGACCACCGTCTCCGTGGTCTCCCTCCCCTCCGATGAGATGAAGGGACGCATCATTGGCCGCGAAGGACGCAACATCCGCACCTTTGAAAAAGCCACGGGGGTTGATCTCATCATCGACGATACCCCAGAAGCGGTGGTTCTCTCCTGTTTCGATCCCGTGAGACGTGAAATCGCCAGACTTTCCCTCGAAAAACTTATATCCGATGGACGCATCCACCCCGGACGCATCGAAGACGTGATCAACAAAACCACCAAGGAAATGGATAACAACCTGGTGAAACTGGGTGAAAAAGCGGTTTTGGAAACGAATATCCACAATATCTCCGGAAACCTGATAAAAATCCTGGGACGCCTGCATTATCGCACTTCCTATGGTCAAAACGTGCTCAATCATTCTCTGGAAGCGGCTTGGATTTGCGGAATACTGGCCGCCGAACTTGGCTTGGACCAGGACGTGGCTCGCCGCGCGGGGCTTCTTCACGACATTGGAAAAGCCATGGATCATGAATTTGACGGCACCCACGCCATCATTGGAGCAAACGTGGCGCGCAAAAACGGCGAAAGCAAAATCATCGTGAACGCCATCGAAGCCCACCATGAAGAAGTGGAAGCCACATCCGTGTATGCCGCGTTGGTTCAGGCTTCAGACGCCATTTCCGGAGCCCGACCTGGTGCCCGGAGAGAAATGTTGGAAACCTACATGCAGCGCCTCGCAAAGCTGGAGGAAATAGCAAACTCCGTGGACGGCGTGAACAAATCCTATGCCATCCAAGCGGGACGCGAACTGCGCATCATCGTTGAACCCAGCATTGTGGAAGACGCTCAAACCGCGCTTTTAGCCACCGAAATAGCCGCCCAAATCGAGAAAGAAGTGCAATATCCCGGACAAATCAAGGTCACCGTGATCCGTGAAACCCGGCAGATTGCAATGGCCAAATGATACGTCTTCTGTTTTTTGGCGATATCTACGGCAAACCCGGCCGACAGGTCTTTTCGGCCCTAATGCCGGAATTGAAAAAAGAATTTTCCCCGGATTTTATCATCGTTAATGGCGAAAACATCGCCGATGGCCGCGGCCTGACTGAAAAAACCCTCAAGTCGCTGTTCAAGGATGGTGTGGACGTTGTTACAGGCGGAAACCACCTCTGGGACAGGCCTGAATCCTGGGAATTCATAAAAAACACAGCCAACATAGTGCGGCCCATGAACTTTCCTCCCAGCGCGCCTGGCAACCTTTGCTGCCGCCTGGTGAAAGATGAGAAAGAAATCCGCGTCCTATCTTTTTGCGGACAAATTTTCATGCCTCCCGCCGATTCACCTTTCACTCTTTTGGAATCATGGTTTAAAACCAAT
The genomic region above belongs to Candidatus Cloacimonadota bacterium and contains:
- a CDS encoding phenylalanine--tRNA ligase subunit beta, which translates into the protein MIISCRQLGRYIELPADLEQLVHTLTFSGIEVEAIKEIPQLPPTVVSAKILSAEPVPDSNHLTKCMVDHGGEEPVQVVCGAPNCREGMVSALALPGTKLGDFTIKSAKLRGVESHGMLASERELGVSDNHAGIVEFSSDTPVGISVNEIYELPDTILELEITPNRPDLLGYIGIARDLSASLNLPLKEPSIKRFEGEKDCGMDLKLVLEDAEKCPRYTARLLDGVKVAQSPQWLKTALIKSGLRPINNIVDVTNFVMFEQGQPLHAFDYDKLLPLSTQDGHPAVVVRKARPNEAFEALDGKNIELDEADLVIADGKDASALAGVMGGMKTSINENTRRIVLESACFQATTVRASSTKHKISTDSSYRFERQLSPFAAETVSDRAVELILETAGGRLCEELYDAFPHVPEPRLLVLRPQRFEELIGYRLSEEEIVRYLAALGCNLEKSDANGLVFQIPHRRVDLTREADLLEELARLAGYERIPSKTAISGIMDHHAFKTRRRIEDWFVQTAFHEALNHSFSDPAQYEALGFSPEEIKDRLLKLVNPQSSNQSVMRISLLPQLLENLRYNLHHGERDLKLMEIGKLYYNEEGEIQERLVLNAALTGNTQPEHWLQKSEAIGLWHVKGMVEGLLQSLGLPATQTKEHPQPWLAEGDNLAWMNDGKVFASFGRLKTQTAENFDIDLGILKQEIWVIELDIDLIAELTRKREMVFHELPRYPGVTRDLSFVIQTSVPYSEIKDAIKAIAPELISQVQIFDQYLGEHIPQGFRSVSLRLRLQDREKTLTDERVDELLASVREMLSCTWQIKMR
- the zapA gene encoding cell division protein ZapA; this translates as MKSVDIEIFGRKFHLRTDKPKELQDFAKAIDEELRQLSELYENLDFPKLLLLLLLKKHSELKSLQNNSASSEKELERLNQMVGTLVEDL
- the rny gene encoding ribonuclease Y, whose protein sequence is MDKWILAAAGLVLGFLLALVIYLIKRNSSFRLISQAKEVAQELREAAKTEIETAKKAALLEARDEWFGQKKVMEDEIKERQKELRFQEKKYNERIGSLDKRLDAMDKKEAKISDQERKLKHKEDEIGKKNQEVEKLIGLQHDKLSEISGLSREEALKVLREELIAQARQVAATDAKLTIEQIKLDTSKKAAEILSTAIQRLAVDHVSETTVSVVSLPSDEMKGRIIGREGRNIRTFEKATGVDLIIDDTPEAVVLSCFDPVRREIARLSLEKLISDGRIHPGRIEDVINKTTKEMDNNLVKLGEKAVLETNIHNISGNLIKILGRLHYRTSYGQNVLNHSLEAAWICGILAAELGLDQDVARRAGLLHDIGKAMDHEFDGTHAIIGANVARKNGESKIIVNAIEAHHEEVEATSVYAALVQASDAISGARPGARREMLETYMQRLAKLEEIANSVDGVNKSYAIQAGRELRIIVEPSIVEDAQTALLATEIAAQIEKEVQYPGQIKVTVIRETRQIAMAK
- a CDS encoding TIGR00282 family metallophosphoesterase → MRLLFFGDIYGKPGRQVFSALMPELKKEFSPDFIIVNGENIADGRGLTEKTLKSLFKDGVDVVTGGNHLWDRPESWEFIKNTANIVRPMNFPPSAPGNLCCRLVKDEKEIRVLSFCGQIFMPPADSPFTLLESWFKTNPNRENSPIIIDIHAESTAEKRALGWFSDGRVSAVLGTHTHVQTADEEILPGGTAYITDVGMTGAHDSVIGVKKEIILEKFRLGLPQRYESSDRGLQVNAVYLEIDPQTGKALKIQRIRRSNNFKAAIEGQ